A part of Sugiyamaella lignohabitans strain CBS 10342 chromosome D, complete sequence genomic DNA contains:
- a CDS encoding Vacuolar fusion protein CCZ1 encodes MDGNGDGAGYTPNKNNPYLEYLCIYNPDLDTSGSQLEKQVLYYYGEPGSDCSINQQVRHIGLAQGVVALTNEFSSGRPLSTMEASNSRVVVKQVDEPNLWIVANFKFGAGTSSVDGKNIASADMLISQIFAAYRRWRLHYGKLCSGSDDYEDIVKNLKPWWDAWCHNWVALPTCITELFQADHIRYAKGRVSETTSEAVSAILERDNHPALVQMMILRSDDGIRLPISRPTVDNETIAAWETGSDAVSVRSSRSATTALIGSLNIQSPSVGSDTGSDSSSQTPSLANQSLNIPPSATGSETVSSGPPIQTARDASKGPLDSSGFVWTNHRANGPSIDSSSICDMVNWIQECLDCNDNSAFLESSGYVAHLNPVNYKLPRKSDKDNSPEILSGLSFPSGTAFVNGMASVIPAMSSAATSMSTATVSSMNQLMDLMTFKSKSKATEQTEHSTAEEASADQVSIEQVPSEQSSLIPESARQELPRRIVSEPPTHSKPRSSFSSYFGSLKKAPKKLPTLSPFDELSDSRFLIGFTGDLEDDAEYDTDEHKLALMVTSKRVFVQVNSEENSTYEPCRVVIYKRRPFVYVLLYLESKLLPEKDPLDSPDLYFGLHRKLASLSEPIYTDLSAGYPFTNDAAKFCYLAQDPIKMTIQSSLPPIPRAPSPDLEKSDWEKLTQARADLVQLHQALGQLTFEAREYEVERFMRTSRGWWLYWTRLPDGRIAMFARKVTSRVSNGPDSSGLLAALGKDARLWLEDYKYHGKV; translated from the coding sequence ATGGACGGCAATGGTGATGGAGCTGGATACACTCCCAATAAAAACAATCCGTATCTGGAATATTTATGTATTTATAACCCAGATTTAGATACTTCGGGTTCACAATTAGAAAAGCAAGTCTTGTACTACTATGGAGAACCTGGTTCAGATTGTTCGATAAACCAGCAAGTCAGGCATATTGGGCTTGCCCAGGGGGTTGTTGCTTTGACAAATGAATTTTCAAGTGGTAGGCCATTGTCTACTATGGAGGCTAGTAATTCACGAGTGGTGGTAAAGCAAGTGGACGAGCCGAATTTGTGGATCGTGGCAAACTTCAAGTTTGGCGCTGGCACTTCCTCGGTTGATGGCAAGAATATTGCCAGTGCTGACATGCTGATATCACAGATATTTGCAGCATATCGACGATGGCGATTACATTATGGAAAATTGTGTAGTGGTTCAGATGATTATGAGGATATTGTGAAGAATTTGAAACCATGGTGGGACGCTTGGTGTCATAATTGGGTTGCTCTCCCGACTTGTATTACCGAGTTATTTCAAGCAGATCATATCAGATATGCTAAAGGAAGAGTCAGTGAGACCACTTCTGAGGCTGTCAGTGCTATATTAGAACGAGATAATCATCCTGCATTAGTTcaaatgatgatattgagaaGCGATGATGGAATCAGGCTCCCGATAAGCAGACCTACTGTCGATAACGAAACCATAGCAGCATGGGAGACTGGATCAGATGCTGTCTCTGTACGTTCGTCTAGATCTGCTACTACAGCATTGATAGGATCTTTAAATATCCAAAGTCCTAGTGTTGGATCTGATACTGGGTCGGACAGTTCATCCCAAACACCAAGTCTAGCAAATCAATCACTCAATATCCCGCCATCAGCCACAGGTTCTGAAACTGTTTCAAGCGGCCCACCTATTCAAACAGCTCGTGATGCATCAAAGGGACCTTTAGACAGTAGCGGATTTGTGTGGACGAATCACAGAGCCAATGGCCCATCTATTGACAGCTCTTCTATTTGCGATATGGTCAATTGGATTCAAGAATGTCTTGATTGCAATGATAATAGTGCGTTTCTCGAGTCTTCAGGATATGTTGCGCATTTGAATCCAGTTAACTATAAGTTGCCTAGAAAGTCTGACAAAGACAACAGCCCAGAAATTTTATCAGGTTTGTCATTCCCCTCCGGAACAGCGTTTGTGAATGGTATGGCGTCAGTGATCCCAGCCATGTCTTCGGCAGCCACTAGTATGAGCACAGCAACTGTTTCGTCTATGAATCAACTAATGGATTTAATGACTTTTAAATCGAAATCCAAAGCTACTGAGCAAACAGAGCATAGcacagctgaagaagcatcTGCAGACCAAGTTTCTATAGAACAAGTTCCTTCTGAACAATCCTCTCTAATCCCAGAATCCGCTAGACAAGAACTTCCTCGACGAATTGTAAGTGAGCCCCCTACTCATTCTAAGCCAAGATCTTCATTCTCTTCATATTTTGGATCCCTAAAGAAAGCGCCTAAGAAACTACCGACGCTGAGTCCTTTTGACGAGCTCAGCGACTCGCGCTTTCTTATTGGATTTACAGGAGATCTTGAGGATGATGCCGAATACGATACAGATGAACACAAACTCGCATTAATGGTAACCTCTAAAAGAGTGTTTGTCCAAGTCAATTCCGAAGAAAACAGCACATATGAGCCTTGTAGGGTTGTGATTTATAAACGAAGGCCGTTTGTATATGTGCTATTATACTTGGAATCAAAACTACTACCAGAAAAGGATCCATTAGACTCTCCCGATTTGTATTTCGGTCTTCATCGTAAACTGGCTTCTCTTTCAGAACCTATATACACCGACCTCTCGGCAGGTTATCCATTCACGAATGATGCAGCAAAGTTCTGCTATCTTGCACAAGACCCGATCAAAATGACCATCCAATCATCTCTACCACCAATCCCCAGAGCTCCTTCTCCTGATTTGGAGAAATCTGATTGGGAAAAGCTCACTCAAGCCCGGGCTGATCTGGTACAACTGCATCAGGCTCTTGGCCAACTAACTTTTGAAGCTCGTGAGTATGAGGTCGAGCGATTCATGCGTACTAGCAGAGGCTGGTGGTTATATTGGACTCGTCTACCTGACGGTCGTATAGCTATGTTTGCCAGAAAGGTCACCAGTCGCGTATCCAATGGCCCA
- the AIP1 gene encoding putative WD repeat-containing protein alr3466, giving the protein MSLSEVAALRKATLRAHPAPVTAVQFHPTEPWLVSGDEAGWCFWWSISQRRPIAIWKPHEKAIVTVKWMSDWESDPNFTDQNGSPADQPAGNNSNSTSSDAGSVNSGTGDSDSGAADLPERSRNPIRNEGTSILLTHGRDNKIKIFRLNTTDPASERYTTTIPIDWKGKKSPNGNSNPDGSNSWKTPWMVHSQDVNAMNFCAAAVCGTTIAVPNTLDSEKIDIYQLRPEFSRPFFAIQGKPDDTGKSQKTTSSNPSSAEPFAQVGGFDNLGAPGIGDEVFGDKRSITGTGILMAVILTKTHLIAGYESGHVIVFDITTSGSPKQVYADKSHQHPVLSLVYNKVDDTFLSSSADSLIIKHSISSSEPLHVLNTKHVGLTSLDLRSDGRIFATAGWDGMVRIYTYSSMKTLAAFRGSEGRLTDKTGINSVTFSPVQDSEDDSSIPKPNESAESATVTTSTRQVAANSLARARQRRARQSHWIAVASKDGRIRLSDIY; this is encoded by the coding sequence ATGTCATTGAGTGAGGTGGCTGCTCTTCGTAAGGCAACTCTTCGTGCACATCCGGCTCCAGTGACTGCTGTCCAGTTCCATCCTACGGAGCCATGGCTTGTATCTGGTGATGAGGCCGGAtggtgtttctggtggtctATCAGCCAGAGAAGACCCATTGCTATTTGGAAACCTCATGAAAAAGCCATTGTGACTGTGAAATGGATGTCTGACTGGGAATCAGACCCCAATTTCACGGATCAGAATGGGTCGCCAGCTGACCAACCAGCtggtaataatagtaatagtactagtagtgaTGCTGGTAGCGTGAATAGTGGTACTGGAGATAGTgattctggtgctgctgatttACCAGAAAGGAGTCGAAATCCGATAAGAAATGAGGGTACGTCCATTCTTCTGACGCATGGTCGTGAtaacaagatcaagatATTCCGTCTGAATACTACTGATCCAGCAAGTGAACGGTATACCACTACAATTCCAATAGATTGGAAGGGTAAGAAAAGCCCAAATGGTAATTCTAACCCAGATGGTAGTAATAGCTGGAAGACGCCATGGATGGTTCATAGTCAGGATGTGAACGCCATGAACTTCTGTGCTGCCGCTGTATGTGGTACTACAATAGCAGTGCCTAATACACTTGATTCAGAGAAAATCGATATTTACCAATTGAGACCTGAATTTTCAAGGCCGTTTTTTGCTATTCAAGGGAAACCTGATGATACTGGTAAAAGCCAGAAAACGACATCATCTAATCCGAGTTCTGCTGAACCTTTTGCCCAAGTTGGAGGTTTTGATAATTTAGGAGCTCCTGGAATAGGGGATGAGGTGTTTGGAGATAAAAGATCAATTACTGGTACAGGTATCTTAATGGCAGTTATTCTCACCAAAACACATCTCATAGCAGGTTATGAGTCAGGTCATGTCATTGTGTTTGATATTACAACTTCTGGATCACCTAAACAGGTGTATGCCGACAAATCTCACCAGCATCCTGTACTATCACTTGTGTATAACAAAGTTGATGACACATTTCTGTCTTCGTCAGCCGATTCACTAATTATCAAGCATAGcatttcatcttcagagCCATTGCATGTTTTGAATACCAAGCACGTTGGACTGACATCTTTAGACCTGCGGTCAGATGGTCGCATttttgctactgctggCTGGGACGGGATGGTCCGTATTTATACGTATTCCAGCATGAAGACCCTAGCAGCGTTTCGAGGTTCGGAAGGACGACTGACAGACAAAACGGGCATCAACAGCGTGACATTCAGTCCTGTTCAAGACAGCGAAGATGATTCTAGCATACCTAAACCAAATGAGTCTGCTGAGTCTGCTACTGTTACGACGTCAACCAGACAGGTAGCAGCAAACAGCCTGGCCAGAGCCCGCCAGCGACGAGCACGCCAGTCTCACTGGATCGCTGTCGCGTCAAAAGACGGTCGTATCAGACTGTcagatatttattaa
- the YAE1 gene encoding Yae1p (Protein that forms a complex with Lto1p and Rli1p; essential for growth under standard (aerobic) conditions but not under anaerobic conditions; may have a role in protection of ribosomal assembly and function from damage due to reactive oxygen species; GO_component: GO:0005737 - cytoplasm [Evidence IEA,IEA]; GO_component: GO:0005737 - cytoplasm [Evidence IDA] [PMID 14562095]; GO_component: GO:0005634 - nucleus [Evidence IEA,IEA]; GO_component: GO:0005634 - nucleus [Evidence IDA] [PMID 14562095]; GO_function: GO:0003674 - molecular_function [Evidence ND]; GO_process: GO:0042273 - ribosomal large subunit biogenesis [Evidence IGI,IPI] [PMID 23318452]; GO_process: GO:0006413 - translational initiation [Evidence IGI,IPI] [PMID 23318452]), whose product MSTAHGVESPTQSSSIAQYPSPTASEGGDIDDVWASSGDENNPDPENGPPTNEVPSDLVRLRRDHFNTGYIDGITQTKDEALQTGFDEGYPIGAEIGQQAGQIIGFLQGQGLRDLERTATLELSAERLFSKEYWTSSTQKTWQGDTHPLIAKWTTLVNNLT is encoded by the coding sequence ATGTCAACGGCTCACGGAGTAGAAAGTCCGACACAGTCGTCGTCCATAGCCCAGTACCCATCTCCAACGGCGTCAGAAGGAGGCGATATCGACGATGTCTGGGCATCCAGCGGAGACGAAAACAACCCGGATCCCGAAAACGGACCCCCAACAAACGAGGTACCCTCAGACCTAGTCCGTCTACGTCGAGACCATTTCAACACAGGATACATCGACGGCATCACCCAGACGAAAGACGAGGCTCTTCAAACAGGATTCGACGAAGGATATCCCATCGGAGCTGAAATAGGCCAACAGGCAGGCCAAATCATCGGATTTCTCCAAGGCCAAGGACTCCGTGATCTCGAACGAACAGCCACTCTCGAACTATCAGCCGAACGACTCTTCTCCAAAGAATACTGGACCTCATCCACCCAAAAAACCTGGCAAGGCGACACTCACCCGCTCATTGCCAAATGGACGACCCTCGTCAACAACCTGACCTGA
- the CUE1 gene encoding Cue1p (Ubiquitin-binding protein; endoplasmic reticulum membrane protein that recruits the ubiquitin-conjugating enzyme Ubc7p to the ER where it functions in protein degradation; contains a CUE domain that binds ubiquitin to facilitate intramolecular monoubiquitination; CUE1 has a paralog, CUE4, that arose from the whole genome duplication; GO_component: GO:0000837 - Doa10p ubiquitin ligase complex [Evidence IDA] [PMID 16873066]; GO_component: GO:0000839 - Hrd1p ubiquitin ligase ERAD-L complex [Evidence IDA] [PMID 16873066]; GO_component: GO:0005783 - endoplasmic reticulum [Evidence IEA]; GO_component: GO:0005789 - endoplasmic reticulum membrane [Evidence IEA]; GO_component: GO:0030176 - integral component of endoplasmic reticulum membrane [Evidence IDA] [PMID 9388185]; GO_component: GO:0016021 - integral component of membrane [Evidence IEA]; GO_component: GO:0016020 - membrane [Evidence IEA]; GO_component: GO:0005739 - mitochondrion [Evidence IDA] [PMID 14576278]; GO_component: GO:0005739 - mitochondrion [Evidence IDA] [PMID 16823961]; GO_function: GO:0043130 - ubiquitin binding [Evidence IDA] [PMID 23665229]; GO_function: GO:0097027 - ubiquitin-protein transferase activator activity [Evidence IDA] [PMID 18321851]; GO_process: GO:0030433 - ER-associated ubiquitin-dependent protein catabolic process [Evidence IMP] [PMID 9388185]; GO_process: GO:0097051 - establishment of protein localization to endoplasmic reticulum membrane [Evidence IMP] [PMID 9388185]), translated as MADSSTITFFVVLAVTFVVMRYYLLSQPATSASAPDTLNRSRTTPPNRSRHQQNTAAQQAAANSIPTRASPGYRRPVTQSMVEVVQTLAPQLTIEQIRYDLQRTGSVEVTVERYLSTGTLPFPPSAPVAAPVASTSASTSASTSSSPSPGPYKDLISKYDLTEAVKSNATTPAADTPLPKMKWSTDKQERQAQLKRQQQEMVLRARRNLELKRQQAK; from the coding sequence ATGGCTGATTCGTCGACTATCACGTTTTTCGTCGTTCTGGCGGTAACGTTTGTGGTTATGAGATACTATCTACTGTCTCAACCAGCAACATCAGCCAGTGCTCCAGATACATTAAACAGATCACGGACGACACCTCCTAATCGGTCGAGACACCAACAGAACACTGCTGCTCAgcaggctgctgctaatagcATTCCAACGCGAGCATCGCCTGGTTATAGAAGACCTGTCACTCAAAGCATGGTCGAGGTGGTCCAAACACTGGCTCCTCAGTTGACAATCGAGCAAATTCGCTACGATTTACAGAGAACAGGATCTGTAGAAGTGACTGTTGAACGATACTTGTCCACTGGAACACTTCCCTTTCCTCCCAGTGCTCCAGTGGCAGCTCCTGTCGCATCCACCTCTGCATCGACATCTGCATCGACCTCGTCATCCCCATCTCCCGGTCCCTACAAAGACCTCATCAGCAAATACGATCTCACAGAAGCAGTCAAATCCAACGCCACTACCCCTGCTGCCGACACTCCTCTCCCCAAAATGAAATGGAGCACCGACAAACAAGAACGCCAGGCCCAGCTAAAacgccagcagcaagaaatGGTCCTACGGGCCCGCCGCAATCTCGAACTCAAAAGACAGCAAGCGAAATGA
- the CBK1 gene encoding serine/threonine protein kinase CBK1: MYSNQQNGSGLFYQQQQQQQQQQQQQQAALYQQQQQQQHEQQFYDKQQQQQYNRFYKQPAQHSAHSLASSSSQNGASQQPQSQQQQIPQPPPPFLQLPTPSQASLLASQRVTANSPNSGAGPQFGSQQSSPTQHFDQVDFSQQQQQQQQQQLQYQQQLHAQQQQYLQQQQYLQQQQQQHLQQSQQQQLQQTQQQQLLQHQQQQQQQQQPQITQPPHVHYASNVGQQQQQFQQQHMQQANNGGSPSATSPSLTSDYVVFERHPEQFSRATQEKAAAIKLRVEHFFNINVNHAIERNQRRVQTEQSLARDRGSEERKNRTLTSLGKKESSFLRLRRTRLSLNDFTTVKVIGKGAFGEVRLVQKKDTGKIYAMKTLLKEEMYKKDQLAHVKAERDVLAGSDSAWVVSLYYSFQDSQYLYLIMEFLPGGDLMTMLIKYDTFTEDITRFYIAECVLAIETIHKLGFIHRDIKPDNILIDKSGHIKISDFGLSTGFHKTHDSNYYRKLLENKDANGNPTAPAAPTGAARNSMMVDAIHLTISNRQQISTWRKSRRLMAYSTVGTPDYIAPEIFIHQGYGQECDWWSLGAIMFECLVGWPPFCSETPQETYRKILNWQETLQFPDDIHLSPESEDLIRRLLVSAEHRLGRHGGADDIKAHPFFRGVDWDSIRDFSAPFIPQLSSVTDTSYFPIEDLEQIPDSPAMARAQQQQQQQQQQANADPSGAKKDIREDLPFIGYTFSRFDYLTKKNVL, from the coding sequence ATGTACTCGAATCAGCAGAACGGGTCTGGGCTGTtctaccagcaacagcagcaacagcaacagcaacagcagcagcaacaggctGCGTtgtatcaacaacaacagcaacagcagcacgAACAACAGTTTTATGataaacaacaacaacaacagtatAATCGATTCTACAAACAACCTGCCCAACATAGTGCTCACTCGCTGGCGTCGAGTTCGTCGCAGAATGGAGCATCGCAACAGCCACAatctcaacagcaacagatTCCACAGCCTCCACCTCCTTTTCTGCAATTACCAACTCCAAGTCAAGCGTCTCTTCTCGCTAGTCAGAGAGTGACCGCCAACTCACCAAATTCAGGGGCTGGTCCTCAGTTTGGCTCGCAGCAGTCGTCTCCCACCCAGCATTTTGACCAGGTAGATTTCtcacaacagcagcagcagcaacaacaacagcagttgcagtatcagcagcagttacatgcccaacaacagcagtatcttcagcagcaacagtatctccaacagcagcagcagcagcatctccaacagtcgcaacaacagcagcttcagcagactcagcaacaacaactattacaacaccaacaacagcagcaacaacagcaacagcctCAAATAACTCAACCTCCACATGTTCATTATGCCTCAAATGTTGgacagcaacaacagcagttccagcaacagcacATGCAACAGGCGAATAATGGAGGCTCTCCATCAGCTACATCTCCTAGTTTGACCTCTGACTACGTCGTCTTTGAAAGACATCCTGAACAGTTTTCACGGGCTACTCAGGAGAAAGCGGCTGCTATTAAACTGCGAGTTGAGCATTTCTTCAACATTAATGTCAATCATGCTATAGAGCGGAACCAGCGTCGAGTCCAGACAGAACAGTCTCTTGCCAGAGACCGTGGGTCTGAAGAGCGGAAAAACCGTACTCTGACCTCACTCGGCAAAAAAGAGTCGTCTTTCTTGCGTCTTCGTAGAACCCGTTTGTCTCTAAATGACTTTACCACTGTCAAGGTTATTGGTAAAGGAGCATTTGGTGAAGTGCGACTCGTTCAGAAGAAAGATACTGGTAAAATCTATGCTATGAAGACGTTACTCAAAGAGGAAATGTATAAAAAGGACCAGCTGGCCCATGTCAAGGCGGAAAGAGATGTCCTGGCAGGATCAGATTCTGCATGGGTGGTATCTCTTTACTACTCATTTCAAGACAGTCAGTACCTGTATCTGATTATGGAATTTCTACCAGGAGGAGATCTCATGACAATGCTGATTAAGTACGATACGTTTACAGAAGATATCACGAGATTCTACATTGCCGAGTGTGTATTAGCTATTGAGACAATTCACAAGCTTGGATTTATCCATCGTGATATCAAGCCAGATAACATTCTTATTGACAAGTCTGGTCACATCAAAATATCCGACTTTGGTCTGTCTACTGGGTTCCACAAGACTCATGACAGCAACTACTATCGCAAGCTgcttgaaaataaagacGCCAATGGTAATCCTACTGCCCCAGCTGCACCTACAGGAGCTGCTCGTAATAGTATGATGGTCGATGCCATCCACTTGACCATTTCGAATCGACAACAGATATCGACCTGGAGAAAGTCGCGTCGTCTTATGGCATATTCGACAGTTGGAACTCCCGACTACATTGCTCCCGAGATTTTTATCCACCAGGGCTACGGTCAAGAATGCGACTGGTGGTCGCTAGGAGCTATTATGTTTGAATGTCTTGTCGGATGGCCACCATTCTGTTCTGAAACGCCCCAAGAGACCTATCGCAAGATTCTCAACTGGCAAGAGACCCTTCAATTCCCGGACGATATTCATCTATCACCGGAGTCCGAAGATCTGATTCGACGACTGCTCGTGTCTGCTGAACACCGATTAGGAAGACACGGCGGAGCTGACGATATCAAAGCACATCCATTTTTTCGTGGTGTTGACTGGGATTCGATCCGCGACTTCTCAGCACCATTCATCCCCCAACTGTCGTCAGTCACCGATACCTCGTACTTCCCAATCGAAGACCTCGAGCAAATCCCCGATTCACCAGCCATGGCGCgagctcaacaacaacagcaacagcagcaacaacaggcCAATGCCGACCCCTCGGGCGCCAAAAAAGATATCCGCGAAGACCTGCCCTTCATCGGCTATACCTTCTCGCGCTTCGACTACCTCACCAAAAAGAACGTGCTCTAA
- the CDC8 gene encoding bifunctional thymidylate/uridylate kinase (Thymidylate and uridylate kinase; functions in de novo biosynthesis of pyrimidine deoxyribonucleotides; converts dTMP to dTDP and dUMP to dUTP; essential for mitotic and meiotic DNA replication; homologous to S. pombe Tmp1p; GO_component: GO:0005737 - cytoplasm [Evidence IDA] [PMID 6094555]; GO_component: GO:0005634 - nucleus [Evidence IDA] [PMID 6094555]; GO_function: GO:0005524 - ATP binding [Evidence IEA,IEA]; GO_function: GO:0016301 - kinase activity [Evidence IEA]; GO_function: GO:0000166 - nucleotide binding [Evidence IEA]; GO_function: GO:0004798 - thymidylate kinase activity [Evidence IEA,IEA]; GO_function: GO:0004798 - thymidylate kinase activity [Evidence IDA] [PMID 6088527]; GO_function: GO:0004798 - thymidylate kinase activity [Evidence IDA] [PMID 6094555]; GO_function: GO:0016740 - transferase activity [Evidence IEA]; GO_function: GO:0009041 - uridylate kinase activity [Evidence IDA] [PMID 6094555]; GO_process: GO:0006233 - dTDP biosynthetic process [Evidence IEA]; GO_process: GO:0006233 - dTDP biosynthetic process [Evidence IDA] [PMID 6094555]; GO_process: GO:0006235 - dTTP biosynthetic process [Evidence IEA]; GO_process: GO:0006235 - dTTP biosynthetic process [Evidence IDA] [PMID 6094555]; GO_process: GO:0006227 - dUDP biosynthetic process [Evidence IDA] [PMID 6094555]; GO_process: GO:0009165 - nucleotide biosynthetic process [Evidence IEA]; GO_process: GO:0046939 - nucleotide phosphorylation [Evidence IEA,IEA]; GO_process: GO:0016310 - phosphorylation [Evidence IEA]) produces the protein MTRRAPLILIEGLDRAGKSSQCEILIKNIAQLSNETGFQEPQLLKFPDRTTAIGQMINSYLTNSSESLSDQAIHLLFSANRWEVAPRLISLLESGVPVVLDRYVYSGIAFSAAKETPGMTLDWCRNPDIGLPAPDLTIFLDVSEEVAQSRGGYGQERYEKLEFQRKVRQQFHTLATTAPPGQWTVVSADHSIDAVSTQILAHVTPLLTTQLGPIQKLK, from the coding sequence ATGACTCGAAGAGCACCGTTAATCCTCATTGAAGGACTGGACCGAGCAGGAAAATCGTCCCAGTGTGAGATTCTCATCAAAAACATAGCTCAATTGAGCAACGAGACCGGGTTTCAAGAGCCTCAATTACTGAAATTCCCTGACCGAACTACTGCTATTGGCCAAATGATTAACTCATACCTGACCAACTCATCCGAATCACTTTCAGACCAGGCTATCCACCTGCTTTTCTCTGCCAATCGATGGGAAGTTGCACCTCGTCTGATCTCACTTCTTGAATCTGGGGTCCCTGTAGTACTTGATAGATACGTGTACTCAGGAATTGCGTTTTCCGCTGCCAAAGAGACTCCAGGCATGACTCTTGACTGGTGCAGGAACCCTGATATCGGGCTCCCTGCACCCGACCTAACTATTTTCCTCGACGTCAGCGAAGAAGTGGCACAATCGCGAGGAGGCTACGGCCAAGAACGCTACGAGAAACTCGAATTCCAGCGCAAAGTGCGCCAACAATTCCACACCCTCGCAACCACAGCCCCCCCTGGCCAATGGACCGTCGTCAGCGCCGACCACTCCATCGACGCTGTCAGCACCCAAATCCTGGCCCACGTCACGCCTCTCCTCACGACACAGCTCGGTCCCATACAGAAACTGAAGTAA